The window TGACCACCAGGTTGTTGAGCACCGGGGCCCAGGCGTTCGCCGCGAACCGTTCCTTGGTGTTCAGCACAGCGCCGAACAGCGCGGCCAGACCGTAGAAGAAGATCTGCGGCAGCAGCAGGGCCGCGAACTGGTTCGCCAGTTCCGGGTCGGCCTTGCTGTCCGACCCCAGGTACAGCCTGGTCAGCAGGGGTGCGCACGCCACGGCCAGCACGGTCGCGGCGGCCAGCCCGACCACCGCCAGGCTCATCAGGCGCTGCGTGTACTCCTGCCCGCCGTCCGGGTCGGACCGTTGGGCCCGGGTGAGCAGCGGGATCGCGACGGAGGTCAGGACCCCGCCGATGAGCAGCTCGAAGACGATGTTCGGCAGTGTGTTGGCCAGCGTGTACGAGCTGTTGACCATGCCGCTGCCGATGATCGCGGCGATCGCGATCTTCGCCAGCAGACCGGTGACCCGGCTGATGACGGTCGCCACGGCCATCAACGCGCCGGCCCGCACCACCCCGGCGGTGCTCGCCGTCTTCAGCGGCACCTCGGCCGGCCGCGCCTCACCCTGCCCCGACCGCGCCTCGCCCGGCCCGAGGACCGTCGTCGCGCCGGATCCGTCGTCGGGCGCCTGGGTGGCGACCACCTGCGGCGGTCGCAGCGCGACGGTCTCGTCGGACGGGGCCGGGTCGAGTCCCGGATCGACCCGCGCGGGATCGAGGGCCGGATCCAGCACGGCATCCGGGATCGCCTCGTCGGTGATCCGCTGGATCAGCTGGGTCGCGTCCTCGGTCCCCGGGTAGAGCACGGCGGGGGCGCCGCGCCAGGGTTCCTGGGGCGGACGGCCGGGTGACCGTCCTGCGGATCCCGCCGCACCGTGGAACGCGGGGTGCAGCCGGCTGGCCGGGTCGATACGGCCGGGCCGGGACGGCGGCGGTGAACGCCGGGCTGCCTGCCGGAACCACTCCGGGGGCTCGGGCTCCCCGGGCGGGGTACTGCCGGCCGGATCACCGGAGGACGGGCCGGCACCGATCACGGTCTCGGCATCGGGATCGATGCCTGGGTCGGCGGGAGCGGGGCCACGACCACCGGGACCGCGATGACCGGGGCCACGACCGTCGCCTGCGGGACCGCGGCCACCGCCGGCGGGACCGTGCCCGGCACCCGGACGGGAGTCGGTCATCGACGGTCACCTCCCGTCCCGGGTTCGTCCGTCGCAGGTTCAGCTGTCGCGGGCGACCCGCCCGGCTCCGGCTCCATCGACTGCACCATGGGTTCGCCGTCCGGATCGGCCGAGTGGGTCGCGATCCCGGCCGCACCGGTGCCTGCTGTGTCTTCAGGAGCATCATCCCCGTCGGCGGCGCCACCGGCGGGAGCCCGCGCCGCGCGCACCCGCTGCGCGATCCGGAAGACCACCATGACCAGCAGGACGGCGCCGGCGATCACGATGATCAGGATGGTGACCAGGCCGTAGGCGCTGGAGCTGACCTTCACCTCCTGCGCCTGACCCCAGGCCTTGCCGGCCGGCGTGGCCAGTCCGAGCTCGATGGAGAAGCTGCCGGAGCGGGTCACCTCCGTCTCGATGCGCACCTGCTGGTTGCGGCCGGCCAGCAGTCGCTGCGCGGCCGGCACCTTCACCGTCAGCCCGTACCTGGTGGCATCGCCGACCTGCAGCTGGACCATGGCGTTGTAGGGCAGGTCGTTCCGCACCGTCACGATCAGCGGCGAGGTGTTGGAGGCGAGGGTGTACTCGCCCAGCACGTTCAGCTTCACCCCGGCCTGCAGATCGGTCAGCGTCTGCGAGGCGGTGCGCAGCACCTTCGTGCCCGCGGTCGGATCGGTGCGTGCGGCCGTCGAGAACACCGTGCCCATCGCCGATTCCAGTGGCCCGAACACGTCCTCCGGGTCGGCGGCGCCGACGCCGCCGACGGGGGTGAGGACGGTGCGGGCATCGTCGATGCCGGTCAGCACGTCGACGGCGGTCGCCATGTAATCGGCGGGCAGTTGTTCCGGCGCCCCGTCGGCGGTGGCCGCAGGCGGAGCGGTGCCGATCGGGTCGGCGTCACCGGGCAGCGCCGCCGCACCGAGCACGCCCGCCTCGACCAGCACCGACAGCAGCGATGCGGACGAGGGTGCGGTGCCGCGTCGGGGGAGGGCGACGACCAGTTGGTCCCCGTTCCCGGCGAAGGAGGTCTGCACCAGGCGCGCCAGGTCGGTGTTCAGCTCGACCGGGGCGATCGCGGTGCCGTTCACCAGCCCGGCGGCGAGGGAGGACCCGGCCGTTCCGGTGACCGTGGTGCGCAGGGTCCGGCCGCCGCCCGCAGCCACCGACGCCACCGTGCCGACATCGTCGTCGGACCGCAGGCCGGAGGCGTCCAGGACGGCCGAGCTGTAGCCGAGAGTGCGCAGTACGGACAGGGTCCCGGGCGTGGCCAGGCCGTCCTCGGGGTAGGCGGTGGTGGTCCGGACGTCGCCGCCGAGCACCCGCCGGGCGACCTCCCCGCCCCGCCCGACCAACACCCCGAGCTGTCCGGTCAGGCCGGCATCGATCATCGATCCGAGGTCGGGGTCACCGTACGGCAGCACGATCACCGGCATGCCCTCGGTGACCTCCCGCAGCCGGCCGAGGAACGCCGTCGCCTCGGCCTGCCCGGTGCCGGCGACGGTCCCGGGGATCTCCGGCACCGGAGCAGCCGTGGACGAGGTGGACGTCGTCGTGGTGGGAATGCCGGTGGTGGGAGTGCCGGTGGTCGGTGCGCCGGTCCCGGTGCCCGGGGTGCTCGGGCTCTCGGTGGTGGCCGGCGCCCCGGCGCCGGTGGACGGATCCGGACCGGTGGCAGCCGGCGACGTGGCGGACCCGGTGACTCCGTTCGGGCCCGCCGACGCACCGGACGGGACACCACCCGAGTACGATGTCGCCGTCGGTGGCGCGGAACCGCTGCTCCCCGGGGCGGACGCGCCGGTGGTCGGGGTGGTGGGCGGCGTGGTGGTCGTGCTGGTGACGGGCGTGGTGCCGGGCACGGGGGTCAGCGCGGGCTGCGGGCTGTTCCGGTCGGCAGTGACCCGGTACCCGGCGCTCATCCGGTCCAGCTCGTCCAGCAGCGCCGGGTCCACGACCAGCGTCGCCGGGTCGCCGGCGGCCGAGCCGCGCTGCGCCTCGAGTGCCTCCAGGATCGTGTCCAGCCGGCCGCCGGTCGAGATCGCGGACACCAGGTCGTCGTCCAGGAAGATCCCGTTGATGCCGAGGTGCGGGCGGTCGACCAGCGACCAGATCACCGAGGTCGGGACGGGGTGCAGGGTCGGGGCGGGTGCTTGCCCGGCCTCCGGCGTCCTGGTCCCGGCCGGCAACGAGAGCACCGTGATCAGCACGTGCAGCTCGCCGACCCGGGCTGCGAGCCGCGAGTCCCCGTCGTCCAGGTAGCCGTTGACGTTGAGCATCAGCGGGAAGACACCGGGGGTGTCGATGCCCAGGGCGTCCGCACCGTCGCCGGTCAGCGCCACCTCGGCGGTGAAGTCGGTGCTCTCGCCCGGACCCAGCGCGTCCTGGCCGACGGTCAGCGGATCGGTGCGGGTGACCACCAGCAGCGGCTGTGACGGATCGGCGATCTCCTGCTCGAGCGAGGCGGAGTCGGGCAGGACGGCGCCACGCTGGAACCGGTAGTCCAGCCCGGACACCGGTAGGTCGCCGGTGTTGGTGATCGACCCGGTGATGGTCAGGGTGCCGGCGTCCTGTGCGGTGACCACCTCCGGGGTCATCGACATGACGTCGAAGGACAGGGTGCCGGCATAGGTCCCCAGTGGTGCGGCCGTGATCGCGGGTGCCACCCGGCCCGGGGCGGCACCCAGCAACAGCGGTGCCAGCAGGCAGCCGAGCAGCAGCAGGACGGCCTTGCGGCCGGACCGGACCCGGCGCTGCCGGATCCCGCGCGGACGAACTGGGGTCACGCGCTGTCCGCGAGCAGCCGGGTGGCCCGCTCGGCCAGTCGCCGCTCACCCGCGTAGGCGAGCCGGTCGGTCAGTTCGGTCAGCGGTACCCATGCCACTTCGGTGACCTCGATGTCGGCGTCCGACAGCTCGCCGGCCACCGCCTCCATGAGGAAGTGGTGGACCCGCTTGTGGATCCGCCGCCCCTGCGCGGTGAAGGTGTACTCGACGCTGCCCAGCCGGGCGGTGATCCGGCCGGAGATGCCGGTCTCCTCCTCGACCTCGCGGACGGCGGCCTGCTCGGTGGTCTCGCCCTCCTCGACGTGGCCCTTCGGCAACGACCAGCGGAGCCGGCCGCGTCGGTCCAGCCGCCCGATCAGGGCCCCGGAGGACACCCCGTGCTCGGTCCGGACGACCAGTCCACCGGCCGAGGTCTCGTCCGCCCGCCGCCGCCGTGGGGCGTGCGCGGGCGAGGGAGGCATGGACCGATGGTAGTCGCAGGGGATGCCCCGGACCGGCCGTTCCGGACCCGCCGCGGCCGGTGGCGACCGGCCGGACGACCCTCCCGCCACCCGTAGAATTGCCCGTCGTGTCCGACGTTCCCGCAGTTCCCGGCCCCGCCGCACCCGGCGCACCGTCCGCACCGGCAGGTGCCGACCCCGGTGCACCCGTCGCGCTGTCCGAGCTGCAGGGGCGGGCGATCGCCCTGCTGCTGGAGCGCTTCCCGGTGGCCGATGAGCTGGGCCGGCTGTTCGCCGGGGCCGGGTTCGAGCTGCACCTCGTGGGCGGGTCGGTGCGGGATGCACTGCTCGGGCGCCTCGGCGAGGACCTGGACTTCACCACCGACGCCCGGCCGGAGGACATCCTGCGTCTGGTGAAGCCCTGGGGGCAGGGCACCTGGGAGACCGGGATCGACTTCGGCACGGTCGGCGTGCTCAAGGGCGGCCTCCGGCTGGAGATCACCACCTTCCGCTCCGACGTCTACGACGGCGAGACCCGCAATCCCACCGTCAGTTTCGGTGACTCGCTGGACGGCGACCTGCTCCGGCGCGACTTCGCGGTGAACGCCATGGCGGTGTCGCTGCCCGGGCACGAGTTCACCGACCCGTTCGGCGGGCTGGCGCAGCTGGCCCGCCGGGAGCTGGACACCCCCGGATTGCCGGAGGACTCCTTCCGGGACGACCCGCTGCGGATGCTGCGGGCCGCCCGCTTCACCAGTCAGCTCGGCTTCGCCGTCACACCGTGGGTGCGGGCGGCGATGGTGGCCCGGGCCGATGACATCACCCGGATCACCGTGGAACGGATCGCCACCGAGCTGTCCAAGCTGCTGCTCGGTGCGACGCCCCGCGCCGGTCTGGTCCTGCTGACCGACACCGGGCTGGCCGGGCACGTGCTGCCGGAACTCCCGGCGCTGATGCTGGAGAAGGACGAGCACCACCAGCACAAGGACGTCTACCAGCACTCGCTGACGGTGCTGGACCAGGCGATCGCGCTGGAGCAGGACGGCCCCGACCTGACCCTCCGGCTCGCGGCCCTGCTGCACGACATCGGCAAGCCGGCGACCCGCCGGTTCGAGGCGGGCGGCGGCGTCAGCTTCCACCACCACGAGGTGGTGGGGGCGAAGATGGTGCGCCGCCGTATGCGGGAGTTGAAGTTCCCGAAGCAGCTGATCGAGGACGTCGCCACGCTGACCTTCCTGCACCTGCGGTTCCACGGGTACGGCAGCGGGGTGTGGACCGACGCGGCGGTGCGCCGGTACGCCACGGACGCCGGACCGCTGCTGGACCGGCTGAACAAGCTGGTCCGCGCCGACTGCACCACCCGCAACCAGCGCCGGCGGCAGACCCTGCAGCGCTCCTACGACGACCTGGAGCACCGGATCGCCGAGCTGTCCGCGGCCGAGGACCTGGCGAAGGTGCGGCCGGACCTGGACGGCAACGCGATCATGGAGCTGCTCGGTGTCGGGCCCGGACCGGTGGTCGGGAAGGCCTGGAAGTTCCTCAAGGAGCTGCGGCTGGAGCGCGGCCCGCTGCCGCGCGAGGAGGCCGAGGTCGAGCTGTACAAGTGGGCGCGGGACGAGGGTCTGGTGCCGTAGGCGCCGAGGATCACCGGGGACGCGTTGCTGGGCCGAACGGGTGAAGTTGGACGAATCACCTGAACTGGGCGTATCAACGGAACCGGATCGGTGATGACCTCGTCGGAGTGGCCAGAAGCTCCCGGGAACAGCCCGGGACCCCGCCCCAGGAGAACATCATGGACGAGACCTACGACTCCTCGTACGGCACCACCGCCACCTACGACAGCTCCTACGGGACCTCGTACGACAGCTCCTACGGGAGCTCCTACGGCTCCTCGTACGGCAGCGGCTACGACAGCTCCTACGGGACGGTCGACTCCGGCTACGCCTACGGCTCCGGCTACCAGAACAGCTCGGTCTACGACTCCTACGAGACCAACACCCAGAACTCCTGGGACCTGTGGAACGCCTCCACCGACGCCTACATCGCCGGTGACGACCAGGCCGCCTACGACCTGAACCAGGCCTCGATCGCCGCGCAGAGCAGCGCCTCGGACAACTGGAACGAGTACAACGGCTACGGCGACTACTCGGGCACCTACGTCGGCGGCAGCGACGGGTACTACGACAGCCAGAGCTCCTACGCCGGCTACTCCTACGAGCCCTACGCCGGGACCGACATGTCCACCGGCTACGCCTCTTCCGGCTACTCCGGCTACGACACCTCCTACTACGACTCGACCTCCACCACCGTGTACGACAGCGGCACCTACGACTACTACTCCTCCTCGGAGTACTGATCCGCGACCGGGCCGGTCACCACACGGGTGACCGGCCTGCTCCGCGTACCCGGTCCCGATCAGGAGGTTCCACCGCATGACCACGCTCAGCTACTCGTTCGGCAGTTCCTCGGTCCCCACCGAGACCTACACCGGTGCAGCGGATGTCGACGTCGACGGGGACGGGGTGCCGGACGGGATCGCGCTGGATTTCGACGGGTCCGGACACGGTGACTCGATCGCCTGGGACTCCGACGGTGACGGCCGGGTGGACACCATCCTGGTGTCCTCGCAGCACGACGGCGTGTACGACACCGCCTACTACGACCCGTCCGGCAACGGCCACTGGGATGCCGCCGAGGAGGTCTCGCTGACCCTCGGCGGCGCGACGGAGGCGCCTCCGGCGGCGGATCCGACGCCCGCGCCCGAGCTCACCTACTCCTTCGGCAGCTCCACCGTACCGACCGAGACCTACACCGGTGCAGCGGATGTCGACGTCGACGGGGACGGGGTGCCGGACGGGATCGCGCTGGACTTCGACGGGTCCGGGCACAGTGACTCGATCGCCTGGGACTCCGACGGCGACGGTCGGGTGGACACCATCCTGGTGTCCTCGCAGCACGACGGCGTGTACGACACCGCCTACCACGACCCGTCCGGCAACGGCCACTGGGACGTCGCGGAGAGCATCGACGGTGATCCGGCCGCGCACGCCGGTGCCGACACCGGCGCCGGCGAGGTCACCCTGTCCCCGGCCGGGAACGGCTCCGGCGCAACGGATCCCGTCGCGCCGGCCGACCCAGTTGACCCGGTGGATCCCGACGGTCCAGGCGGCAGCGACAATCCCGACGGCCCCACCGATCCCGACCACGGCACCGACCCGGACGAGGGCCACGTGCCGATGGACCCGATGAACCCGTTCGACTCGGTGGACTACGAGGTCGGCGGCGACGACGACCCGTTCGCCCGGCTGGTGTTGCTGGAGGACGACGGGTCCTGAGGCGGCCCCGTTCCCGGACGGATCGTCAGTGTCAGCTCGTCAGAGCGCCGGGTGCACGGTGGGCCGCAGCGCCCGCATGGACAGCCCGTAGCCCACCGCCGACGCCAGGAAGACACACCCCACGACGACCACCGCCGCCATGCTGTAACCGTTGAACGGCACCAGCGCCGCGCCGACCGCGAAACCGGCGACGTAGAGCACGTTGTTGAGGGTGTCGTAGAGGGCGAAGACCCGGCCGATGTGCGCGTCGTCGGAGTCGGCCTGCACCACCGAGTCCGCGCAGATCTTGGACGACTGGTAGACGAAGGAGAGCAGCAGCGCGGTCAGCATCGTGGTCGGCGGGGAGAACTGCGACCCGGCCAGGAAGATCACCAGCGAGGCGAACACCAGCAGGATCACCACGTACCGGGTGCGGCCGATCCAGCGGACCAGGGGCGCGGTGCACACGGCGCCGAGGAAGATGCCGATCCCGGCGACGCTCACCACCTCGGTGACCCCGGCCAGGCCTGTCCGGAAAATGCCGGAAGCCCTGGTGAAGTAGTGCTGGAACAACAGCAGCACCACCAGCGTCGACATCCCGACGCCGAACCGGACCACCACGACCATGGTGATGTTGAGCCCGACCGTGCGGTGCTGCCAGGCGTGCGCGACGCCGGCGGTCAGCCCCTGCAGCACCGCCCAGACCGTCTGCCGAGGCTCGTCGGTCTCGTCGGGCCCGAGGGCGCGGCGCTCGAACCGGCGCACCACCCAGGCGGCGGTGAGATAGCAGGCCAGCACGACCACACAGGACAGCGCCGTCGGCCCCGGGCCGCCGCCGATCATCCCGCGCAGGCCCAGTGCGAGGCTGCCGCCCACCAGTGACGACACCGAGCCCAGGGTGGTGGTGAGCGAGTTGGCGCCGACCAGGCTGTCCTGCGCGACGAGGTGCGGGAGCGACGCGGACAGGCCGGACCCGACGAACCGCCCGGTGCCGGTCACCACCAGCGCGGCGGCGAACAGCACCCAGAGCGGACTGCCGAAGGCGAGCAGCACGGCGAGCACGCCGACCACTCCGGCTCGCACCACGCTCGCCCAGAACAGCACCTGCCGCCGGCTCCACCGGTCGAGCAGGGCGCCGGCGAACGGGCCGACCACCGAGTACGGCAGCAGCAGTACGGCGAACCCCGCGGCGATGTCCGCCGGACTGGACCGCTGCGAGGGATCGAACAGCACCGACCCGACCAGCGCCCCGAGGAAGGCGCCGTCGCCGAAGGACGCCAGCATGCGCAGCCCGGCGAGCCGGCGGACCCCGGCCAGGCGCAGCAGCGGACCCAGACCCCGCACCGAGGGCCGGTCGTCGAGCCGGTGACCGTCGCCGGAAACGGCGACGGGGGGCGGCGTGGTCACGCCCTGCACGTTACGGGCACACGGGCCGCCCTGTCCGGGTCGGGGGAATCCCGGACCGGGATCACTCCCTGGTGCGGTCTGCGGACGGGGCGCGCCGGGTGGTCCCGCGGGCGGTCCGTCCGTGCCGTCCACCCGCCGTCGGACGACATTGACCGAATCGTCACCTGCGCCGAACGGTCAACCCACCGCACGCGGGACAGAATGATCACCGATGACCGCCGACGATCCCGGGGGCACCCGCCCCGGAGAAGAGATGTCCGGACACGGCCGGGTGCACCGTCCGGAAGCGGGCATGCTGCTGGTCGCCTCGCCCACGCTCACCGACCCGCACTTCCGGCGGACCGTGGTCTACCTCATCGCCCACAACGACGAGGGCAGCGCCGGACTGGTCCTGAACCGGCGGACCGAGACCGCGGTGCACAACGTGCTGCCCACCTGGACGGCCAAGGTGTCCCGGCCGCAGGCCCTGTATGCGGGCGGCCCGGTGCAGACCTCCGGCGCCATGTGTCTGGGGGTGTCGAAGGTCGGCGTCGACCCGTCGGACGTGGACGGGGTGGTCAGGGTGCACGGATCAGTGGTGTTGGTCGACCTGGACTCCGACCCGGAGGCGACCGGTGGAGCTCTCTCCGGCGTCCGGATCTTCGCCGGTCACGCCGGGTGGGGCGAGGGGCAGCTGGACGAGGAGATCGCCGAGGGCGCCTGGTTCGTGGTGCCCGGCCGGCCGGCGGACATCGTCGCCGGTCCGCGGTCGGACCTGTGGTTCGAGGTGCTCCGCCGGCAGGGCCTGCCGATGGCCTGGCACGCCTACCGCCCCACCGACATCAGGAGCAATTGATCAGACGGTGGCGGTACCGGTGTCGGAGGTGCGGGTGAGGCCGGCGCAGCCGCCGCCGCCGCAGGCACAGCCGCCGCAGCCGGCTCCTGCACCGGTGGCCCGACGGGCCGGCACCGGGAGGGTGCGGGCGACACGCTCGCCGGTGGCCGCAGCCGCGGCGGTCAGCACGACGACCGCGACGAGGCCGAGCAGGCCGACCACCACGATGCCGACGGTGTTCATCGGGAGCACGAGCACCAGCAACCCGACGGTCAGCGCCACTCCGGCGGCGCCGCCGTAGATCGGGGCGGCCACCTTGTTCGCGGTCTCGAAGGCGTGGTCGCTGGCCACGGCAGCACGGGTGCGCACCCCGAGCCGGCCCTCGCGGCGCAGCGACCCGTTCCACCCGCCGTGGGCGACTGTCGCGGCACCGGCCGCGACGACCATGAGCACCACGGCCAGCGGGATGGTCAACGCGAGTGGGCTGTTCACGTCCCGATCGTAAACCGGCCACGGCGCCCGGTCCTCTGCCGTGGTGGCGACGACGGTCACCTCCCGCCGACCGGACCGCCCCCGCACCGCGGTGTCAGCGGAACGGCCAGGCCACGTCGCACACCTCGTCGCCCGGCGCGGCGCCCATGAAGTCGGTGAAGTAGATCTCCCGCGGCGGGCCGACCGGGGTATGTCCCTGGGCGCGGATCCAGCCGTCCACCCGGTCGTAGGCGCCGAGGATCTGCGGGAACTCGACCTCCCCGCGGGTCAGCCGGACGAAGGCCTCGCGATGGGCCGGTTCGACCCGGGAGGCCACGCCCGGCGGTGCGGCATCGACCGGCAGGCACACCTCGACCGGCCCGTCGCTGTCCTCGGTCACCTCACCGTGGTAGATCACGAACGGGGCGCCTGAGGCTCCGGCACCCTCGTCGCCCGGACCGGTGGTCCCGGCGGAGCGCATCAGCCGTCCGAGACCCTCGCCGATCCAGGCGGACAGGCCGTCGACGGTGGTGTGCCGTTGCTCGGTGAGCACCAGCTGGTCGCCGACCTCCCGCTCCTGCACCTGCCACTCCCGTTCCTGGATGTTCGTCACCGTGGTGCTCCGTTCTCCCCGCAGGGTGTCGGTGAGGTACCGGGCCAGTGATCTCCGGGCCGCGGTGTCCGCCTCGACGCCGGACCACCAGGCGGCGATCCGGTCCGCCCGATCGCGCGGATCCGGGACGGCCACGACGGCCGCCACCTCGTCCAGCGGCATGCCGAGCCGGCGGAGCCGGGAGATCAGCCGGGCGGTGTCCAGTTGGTCGGCGGTGTAGTGCCGGTAGCCGGAGAACCGGTCGACCTGCGCCGGGACCAGCAGACCGTCGCGGTCGTAGAGACGCAAGGCCTTCGGCGACAACCGGGCGCGGCGGGCGAAGACCCCGATGGTCATCGCGCCCGTCTCCGTGTCCCTGTCGTCCACCGTCGTCACCTCTCCCGTTGCGGTCGGCCGGGCGCGTGCGCGCCGTTGACCGGTACCTCGTCGCCGGGCACTCTGCCCGGCCGTTCCACCGTGGGCGTTCCCCCAGGGACAAGGTCAAGCACCGGCGCGGGAATCCGCTCCCCGTGCAGGTCTAGACTGTGGGCGTGGCCGTGGTCCAGCTCCTTCCCGGGCCGCGCTGACCGTACGACCGGCAGCGCGGCGATCCCTCCGTTCCGTCATCCGGCGGCGCAGGAGGGATTTTTTGTGCGCGGACCGACCCTGCGGACAGACACCGACGACCACACCGACGTTCCAGGAGAGACCGAGATGACCAGCACCGACCAGGCCGCGCCCGGCGCCGGGACGAACGCAGGGACCGATACCGCCCCGAGGTTCCGGTACACCCCGGCGCTGGCGAACGAGATCGAGGCCCGCTGGCAGGACCGCTGGGAGGCCGACCGCACCTTCGACGCGCCGAACCCGGCCGGCCCGCTGGCCGCCGCCGATCCCGCAACGGTGCCCGCGCACAAGCTGTACGTGCTGGACATGTTCCCCTACCCGTCCGGCGCCGGCCTGCACGTCGGCCACCCGCTGGGCTACATCGGCACCGACGTACTGGGCCGCTACCGCCGGATGACCGGCAGCAACGTGCTGCACACCGTCGGGTTCGACTCCTTCGGCCTGCCCGCCGAGCAGTACGCCATCCGCACCGGCACCCACCCGGCGACCACCACCGCGGAGAACATCGCCCGCTACCGGTCGCAGCTGCGCCGGCTGGGCTTCGCCCACGACCAGCGGCGCAGCGTCGCCACCAGCGACCCCGACTTCTTCCACTGGACGCAGTGGATCTTCCTGCAGCTGTTCGAGGCCTGGTACGACCGCGACGCCCAGCGGGCGCGCCCGATCGTCGAGCTGTCCGCGGAGTTCGCGGCCGGCACCCGTCCGACGCCGGACGGCCGGGACTGGGCCGCGCTGACCGCGGTCGAGCAGGCCGCGGTGCTGGCCGACCACCGGCTGGCCTACATCTCCGAGGCGCCGGTGAACTGGTGCCCGGGCCTGGGCACCGTGCTGTCGAACGAGGAGATCACCGCCGACGGGAAGTCCGAGATCGGGAACTTCCCGGTGTTCCGCCGCAACCTGCGGCAGTGGATGATGCGGATCACCGACTACGCGGACCGGCTGATCGACGACCTGGACCGGCTGGACTGGCCCGAGTCGGTCAAGCGTATGCAGCGCAACTGGATCGGCCGCTCCACCGGCGCCGAGGTGACCTTCCGGGTGCTGACCGAGGAGGCCTCCGGCCTGTCCGACGAGCAGGCGCGCCAGCTGGCCGCGCCCTTCACCGCGCAGTTCGACGTCTACACCACCCGTCCGGACACGCTGTTCGGCGCCACCTACGTGGTGCTGGCCCCCGAGCACCCGCTGGTCGACGAGATCACCGCCGCCGCTTGGCCTTCCGGCACCCCGGAGCAGTGGACCGGCGGTGCGGCGACCCCCGCGGACGCGGTGCGTGCGTACCGCCGCGCGGCCTCGCACAAGTCCGACCTGGACCGGCAGGAGAACAAGGAGAAGACCGGCGTCTTCGTCGGCGCCTTCGCGCTGAACCCTGCGAACGACGTCCGGATCCCGGTGTTCGTCGCCGACTACGTGCTGATGGGCTATGGCACCGGCGCGATCATGGCGGTGCCCGGGCAGGACGTCCGTGACCACGAGTTCGCGACCGTCTTCGACCTGCCGGTGATCCGCACCGTGCAGCCCACCCCGGACTTCCCGGAGGACCAGGCCTTCACCGGTGACGGCCCGGCGATCAACTCGGCCAACTGCGAGATCGACCTGAACGGCAAGGATGTCGCCACGGCGAAGGCCGAGATGATCGGCTGGCTGGCCGATCACGGTTTCGGCACGCCGAAGACCCAGTACAAGCTGCGGGACTGGCTGTTCTCCCGGCAGCGGTACTGGGGCGAGCCGTTCCCGATCGTCTACGACGCCGACGGTGTGGCGCACGCGCTGCCGGAGGACCTGCTGCCGCTGACCCTGCCCGAGGTCGAGGACTACGCGCCGACCAAGCTGGACCCGGAGGACGCCGAGTCGGAGCCGACCCCGCCGCTGGCCCGGGCCACCGAGTGGACGACCGTCGAGCTGGACCTGGGCGAAGGGGTGCAGACCTACCGCCGCGAGCTGAACGTGATGCCGCAGTGGGCCGGCTCCTGCTGGTACGAGCTG is drawn from Nakamurella alba and contains these coding sequences:
- the leuS gene encoding leucine--tRNA ligase, which gives rise to MTSTDQAAPGAGTNAGTDTAPRFRYTPALANEIEARWQDRWEADRTFDAPNPAGPLAAADPATVPAHKLYVLDMFPYPSGAGLHVGHPLGYIGTDVLGRYRRMTGSNVLHTVGFDSFGLPAEQYAIRTGTHPATTTAENIARYRSQLRRLGFAHDQRRSVATSDPDFFHWTQWIFLQLFEAWYDRDAQRARPIVELSAEFAAGTRPTPDGRDWAALTAVEQAAVLADHRLAYISEAPVNWCPGLGTVLSNEEITADGKSEIGNFPVFRRNLRQWMMRITDYADRLIDDLDRLDWPESVKRMQRNWIGRSTGAEVTFRVLTEEASGLSDEQARQLAAPFTAQFDVYTTRPDTLFGATYVVLAPEHPLVDEITAAAWPSGTPEQWTGGAATPADAVRAYRRAASHKSDLDRQENKEKTGVFVGAFALNPANDVRIPVFVADYVLMGYGTGAIMAVPGQDVRDHEFATVFDLPVIRTVQPTPDFPEDQAFTGDGPAINSANCEIDLNGKDVATAKAEMIGWLADHGFGTPKTQYKLRDWLFSRQRYWGEPFPIVYDADGVAHALPEDLLPLTLPEVEDYAPTKLDPEDAESEPTPPLARATEWTTVELDLGEGVQTYRRELNVMPQWAGSCWYELRYLDPTNEKMFVDPEVEKYWMGKDPSRENDTGGVDLYVGGVEHAVLHLLYSRFWHKVLFDLGHVSSEEPFRRLFNQGYIQAFAYTDARGVYVPAEQVTGSESEGFFFEGERVNREYGKMGKSLNNVVTPDEMCAAYGADTFRMYEMGMGPLDVSRPWQTRDVVGSQRYLQRLWRIVVSEETGETVVTDAEPDEDTRKLLHRTVDGVGADYAAMQYNTAIAKLIVLANHVTKTGGQVSREVAEALVLMTAPLAPHIAEELWSRLGHPTSLAHGPFPVADPALLVADQVEYPIQVKGKVRSRITVPADAPAADVEAAALADEKIVELLAGAAPRKVVVVPGKMVSIVP
- a CDS encoding SdpI family protein, whose protein sequence is MNSPLALTIPLAVVLMVVAAGAATVAHGGWNGSLRREGRLGVRTRAAVASDHAFETANKVAAPIYGGAAGVALTVGLLVLVLPMNTVGIVVVGLLGLVAVVVLTAAAAATGERVARTLPVPARRATGAGAGCGGCACGGGGCAGLTRTSDTGTATV
- a CDS encoding MerR family transcriptional regulator, which translates into the protein MDDRDTETGAMTIGVFARRARLSPKALRLYDRDGLLVPAQVDRFSGYRHYTADQLDTARLISRLRRLGMPLDEVAAVVAVPDPRDRADRIAAWWSGVEADTAARRSLARYLTDTLRGERSTTVTNIQEREWQVQEREVGDQLVLTEQRHTTVDGLSAWIGEGLGRLMRSAGTTGPGDEGAGASGAPFVIYHGEVTEDSDGPVEVCLPVDAAPPGVASRVEPAHREAFVRLTRGEVEFPQILGAYDRVDGWIRAQGHTPVGPPREIYFTDFMGAAPGDEVCDVAWPFR